The following DNA comes from Mucisphaera calidilacus.
TTCGGGCTGGGACCGGTTCCCGCTCAAGGACGCGATCGATCTGTACCGCGAACTGGTACGGATTGAGGCTGACCTCGGCATCCCCGTCGGGCACGAGACCCACCGCAGCCGGATTTTCTACAACCCCTGGACGACCCGCGACGTGCTGATGGAGGTGCCCGAAGTCAAACTCGTGTGCGATTTCTCGCACTGGGTCTGCGTCTGCGAGCGGATCCCCGAGGAACCGGAAGTCTTTGCCCTCGCTGCTGATCGGTGCATGCACCTGCACGCGCGGATCGGCTACGCGGAGGGGCCTCAGGTGACCGACCCCGACGCTCCGGAGTTCGCGGCCGAGCGCGCCGCGCACGAGGCGTGGTGGCAACAGATCTGGGCGGTTCAGCAGGAACGTGGCGAGTCGGTCACGACGGTGACACCTGAGTTCGGCCCACCCCCCTACCTGCACACGCTGCCGCACACCCAGGAACCGGTCGCGGACCTGGAGGACGTGTGCGACCGGCAGGCCGGGAACGTGCGCAGGCTCTTTGCTGCGTGGTCATCCCGGGCATAGAGATTCGTGGTGCGATCCAACTTCCGTTGGGGGGAAGCTGGCCCTCAGGGACTCGAACCCCGACTAACTGGACCAGAACCAGTCGTGCTGCCAATTACACCAAGGGCCAAAGGTGGCTTTCGCCAAGTCCAGCATCGTAGGGTTCGGCCGGCGGAGCGTCAAAACGGAGATGATCGGACCCGGTCACGCCCTGACCCGCTCGCCCATGGCCGCTGCAACCTCGTGCAGATCAACGGTTTCGAGCGATTCAACGATGCGATCCGCCTCGTCGAAGCTCTGGCCGGCGGTGACGCGGTTGGGGACGGCGACGGCGTACAGCCCCGCGGCGGCGGCCGACCTGATGCCGTTGGGTGAGTCCTCGAGAGCCAGGCAGCGTTGCGGGGGCAGGCCCATGCGTCGGCAGGCCTCGGCAAACGGATCGGGCTCGGGCTTGTGGCGGGTGGTCTCCTCGCGGGTGACGAGGATCGGGAAGGCGTCGATGAGGCCGTGCTTCTCGAGGTAGCCGGCGACCCACTCGCGGTCGGAGCCCGAGGCGATCGAGAGCCGCAGGCCCTTGCTCCGGGCCTGAGCGACGAGGTCGCGGACGCCGGGCATCAGGTCGGACGCATCGATGCGGGACCGGACGCTCTTTCGTCGCTCCGCGTCGATCGCCTCGCGGTCGTAGGCCGGGTCGCCCAGTTCCTCGAGTCGGGTGTGGAAGTCGAACATCCACGCGGGCCGGCCCAGAACCTCGACCCAGCGATCGATCGGCAGGTCGAGCCCGAAGCGCTCGTAGACGCTGCGCCAGCCGTCGTACTGCGGACCCTCGGTGTCGAGAATCAGGCCGTCGAAATCAAACACAATCCCCTCGAGCATGAGAACCCCCGTTTACGCGTTGGACCGGTGGAAGGCATCGATGACCGCGGTCCGGTCGTCCGAGCCGAAGAGCGCGGAGGCGGTGACCATGACGTCGACGCCATGGGCGGCCGCGTCCCGGCAGGTCTGCGTGTTGAGCCCGCCGTCCATCTCGATGCGCAGGTCGGGACCGGCGAGCTGGCGCAGGCCCGCGGCCTTGG
Coding sequences within:
- a CDS encoding sugar phosphate isomerase/epimerase family protein; translation: MELQIFRHLWGVPDPLDVCIPRFVKAGYDGIECASAEKLPQGVTTDDLRGAIETHNLAYLAQTFTTGDSVAEHVASFRAELDRVLPLNPVRIGCHSGWDRFPLKDAIDLYRELVRIEADLGIPVGHETHRSRIFYNPWTTRDVLMEVPEVKLVCDFSHWVCVCERIPEEPEVFALAADRCMHLHARIGYAEGPQVTDPDAPEFAAERAAHEAWWQQIWAVQQERGESVTTVTPEFGPPPYLHTLPHTQEPVADLEDVCDRQAGNVRRLFAAWSSRA
- a CDS encoding HAD family hydrolase translates to MLEGIVFDFDGLILDTEGPQYDGWRSVYERFGLDLPIDRWVEVLGRPAWMFDFHTRLEELGDPAYDREAIDAERRKSVRSRIDASDLMPGVRDLVAQARSKGLRLSIASGSDREWVAGYLEKHGLIDAFPILVTREETTRHKPEPDPFAEACRRMGLPPQRCLALEDSPNGIRSAAAAGLYAVAVPNRVTAGQSFDEADRIVESLETVDLHEVAAAMGERVRA